A window of Mesorhizobium shangrilense genomic DNA:
GAGTTGGCCACTCTCCAGCGCGCGGGCGATGGCGTCACGATTGCAGATCTTGCCGCGCGCCGTGTTCACCAGATAGGCGCCGCGTTTCATCCTGGCGATCATCGTCTCGTCGAAGAGGTTCTCCGTCTCCGGATGCAGAGGTGCATTGATCGTGACCACGTCGCAGACGCCGACCATGGATGCGGGATCCTGGTGGAAGGTGGCGCCAAGTTCTTTCTCGACCGCCTCAGCCAGTCGGTGGCGATCGGTGTAGTGCAACTTGACGTCGAACGGCTTTAGCCGGCGCAATACCGCGCTGCCGATCCGGCCGGCGCCGACGGTTCCGATCTGCATGCCCTCGATATCGTAGGAGCGTGCGACGCAGTCGGCGATATTCCAGCCGCCTTTCACGACCCACTGGTAGGACGGGATGTAGTTGCGCACGAGCCCCAGGATCATCATGACCACATGCTCGGACACGCTGATCGAATTGCAATAAGTCACCTCGGCGACCGTGATGCCGCGGTCCATGGCGGCCTGAAGATCGACATGATCGGATCCGATGCCGGCGGTGATCGCAAGCTTCAGTCTGCTTGCCTTGGCTATTCGTTCTTCGGTCAGATATGCCGGCCAGAACGGCTGCGAGATCACGATTTCGGCGTCGACGAGTTCGCGTTCAAAAATGCTGTCGGGACCGTCTTTGTCCGAGGTCACTACCAGGCTGTGGCCCGCGCCTTCGAGAAATTTCCTCAGACCGAGTTCGCCCGACACGCTACCGAGCAAGACCCCTGGTTCAAAGTTAATGGTCTTCGGCGTGGGAAGTGTCTGGCCGCCGGGATAGCGGTCGAGCTTCGGCAAGCCGTCCCGCGCATATTTTGTCGGATAACCGTCGACCGGATCGTCATAGAGGACGCAAACGACCTTTGCCATTGTGTATCTCCCTTCGTCTGACAACGAAGAGGAAGACGCTCTGTTGTTAACGCTGCCGGCCAACTATGGCCGGCACGGCGATGCTCTGTTGAATCGCTGGTGGGGAGCAGACTCATCTGCCGGCGCTTCCTCATTCGGAAAGATGTGCGCTATCGCGTATTACATGGAAGACCCGGGCATGGTTTCAAGTGCTGCGGGCGGCACTGGTGCAGCGTTTGAGCTCCTTTGTTTCAGACCTCGCGCACGGTATGCTGACAACAAATGATTGATGCGGACACTTCAGAAATGCCGAGGTTGGGCACCGTGCATCATGATCACTGACAGGTTCCGACTTCCCAGGCCTCAAGGGCTTCTGCATCCCCCAAAGATTGCAAACAACCTGTTAGTCAGCGCTTATCAAGCAGAGGAATCTCGCATCGCTTGCCGCTCAGACGGTATTGCAGCCAGTTCGCAACGCTCACCGATGTCACCTGGAAATGGCGAAAGTGACGAGACAGACAGGCAGCTTATGCAAGTCCTGATCAAGTTCGAGTTGCGGACGCACTAGCCAGCGCTACAAGGCTAGCCTTTCCACAATGCGGGCCGTTTGTTGTCTTTTTACAGAAGATACGAAAACGCCGCTCGACCGGAAGGGAGCGGCGTTTACCAAGTGTGGTGTCCTACCCTAGACGAAACCCCGATTTGGTCGGGGCCGTCGGACTTGAACCGACGTTTCCAGCTTGTTCGCTATCAGTCTATAAGTGGTGTTTTCCTGTCGTCCTTGCAAGCGCCATCGGCGCAGCTTTGCAGGGTGTGCAAGGATAGTCGGAGTCGATACAATTCCATCCGAATTCCGCAATTGAACGACCGCTGCTTTCCGGCTTCCGTGACGCGCACACTTGCTGGTTCTGCCGTCAGCAACGTCATCAATCGACCGGTCGCGTTCGACGCGGCTCGGAACGGCGATGATGCAACGATATCCTGACTCGCCGTAACGGCAGACGCTGGCCCTGTCGCCTAACTGCTCCGCCACTGTTTTCAGCGGAGCCATAAGCCCGCGCCGAAAAATACTAGAAGCCCCGCTCCTGCGGGGTTTTTCGTTGGGGGAAGCGTTGCGGCGACATCGACGGGTGATCCGCAGGAGAGGGAGCAGCGCCAGAGATCAGCGATGCGGCTTGGTCGGCACAAGACGACGGCAGGCCAACCTCACCAAGCCACTCGTCGTAGTGATGGTTTAGGGCCAACAACAACTCGTCTGGCTGATCCATGCCGCTTTGGAACAACTCGATGATTTGACGGCCAAGACGTTCCCTGGCCGGATCACCCACTGCTATCCCGGCCTGATGGCAATAATCATCGACCACTGTGGCCAGTATTGAAAGCTGCTTTGAGTCCGCTGAGTCATTGAACGTCATTATCGCTTCTCCCTTTGTTGGGCGAAAGCGTGGTGGTCTCTTCCACTCGCCGGCTTGCCGGGAAGGTGCAGGCGACCATCGATATATAGTGTGCCGGTTTGGTACATACGACTCAATTTGAACTCGTTGGCAGCCTTCATGACGATGAAGGCCGGACTGTTGATCAGGTCGTGCGCCCTGAGCAGACGATAGACCGAAGCCTCATCGACGCTCGCCCGCCGCCGGTATCGGCGTCATGAAGTTCGAGCGGCAATACTTCACCATGCCCTCGACCTTGCCCTTGTCGTTCCCCTTTGGCGGGAGCGCACTAGCCGAAGAAGCTCTTTAATCAGTGATCCCACAATATCTCCTGGAGCATTTCCTCGAGCGAGTACGGCGAAATTCCAAGTTCTCCAAATCCCGGCATCTCCGGCGATGACACGTTGTCGACCTGCATCAGTTCCACTTGATTCCGAGTGACGGGCGGGCTCGGGAGCATTTCGGCGAACCAAGCCAGCGCGTGCCAAGCGGCAAATGGGATTGGAATCAGTTTGGGCTTAAGACCGGCTTCGTGCGCAACGGCTCTGAGAAATTCCTTGTAAGAGTAGACGCGAGGACCGCCGCACTCATACGTGATCGCATGCGTTTCCGTCCCCTGCAGCACTCTTGCGGTCGCCTCTGCCACATCGCCCACATAGGCCGGCTGCAATCTCGTCAGGCCGCGACCGAACATCGGATAGATTGGAAGCCGGCGGAGAAGTTTGAGGATAATGGTGAAAAACGCGTCATCCGGTCCGAACATCACCGCCGGGCGGATGATAGTGGCGTCAGCAAACGCGGCACGCACCACCAGTTCGCCTTCGCCACGCTTGCGGATGTAGAGCGACGGCGAGGCAACATCGGAGCCGATTCCTGAAATGTGAGCGAGCCGTTCGACGCCAGCTCGGTGTGCTTGGGCTGCAACCCGCCGAGCTGACTCGACATGCACGGAATGAAAGGTCTCCTGTCCCTGTTCGACATAAAGACTGACCGCATTTACAACACCGTAAGCACCGGCAAGTGCATCGGCGATCGCCCGCTCATCGTGGATATTGGCTTCGACCGATTGAAGTTGCGGATCATCAGAACCAAACAGCTTCTTGGCCCGTTCCGGATGTCTTGATGCAATCCGAACGAAAAACTCACCATCGCGGAGATGCCGAACAACGCGGCGGCCGAGAAACCCGGTTCCACCGAACACGGTGACGACGCGATGGTTCATGGCAGCCATGGCTTAGACTTTGTCAGCTCATGTCGGCCGTCTCGACCCGGCGGTTCAGGTCATGTGGGCGGCACGCCTACTGACCACTATCTATCACCTGGGCTACCTCGTACAGATTGGAATCGATCTCGTCCGGCAACTGATCGAAATGACCCCACTCCTTCCGGAATTCCGGCGATTGATGAGCCGATCGCAAGAGATCGCGATTCTGCCATTGGACGTAGCTGACGATGCGCCGCTCGTCGAAGCTGCGATGCAGGCTGATTGAGATGAAGCCAGGCTGGCGCGCCATAAAGCGCGCCCGCTCGGTCATGACGGACAATGCCTCGGCCTGCTTGTCCGGTTCAGAATTGACGATGGTGATTTGGGTGACGGGTTGATTGTCGGTTCGGATGTGTGGCATAGGGACCTCGCTAGATTGGCAATGGATTTGCCGTGTCACTGCTGGCGGTCGAGGGGCCGCCCCGAGCGATCGAGCACCCGATCGATCTTGCTCGCCATGATGAAATCGTTCTCGTGCAGTCCTTTGATCTTCTTGGTGCTCAGGGAAACCGTCACATAACCCCAGCCGAAGCTGATGTCGGGGTGATGGCCCTCGGTTTCGGCGAGCTCACCGATCTCCTGAACAAGGGCGAGCGCGTCCCGGAAATTGCGGCATCGAAAGCTCCGCTGGATGCGGTGGGCATCGTCACCCAGCTCCCAATCAGGAGCCTGTGCCTGGAAGCGTTGGGCTTCATCACGCGTGAGCGGTGGGACGCCGCCGCGACAAGGCGTACATGTTTTCTCGGCAAGAGGGTCGGTCATGTTCTTGTCTCCAAGACCATTTTTAGCAGCAAAAACGACAGCGACGAGCGCCTATCGATCGATCTCCCCGAACACGATGTCGAGCGAACCGATGATCGCCGAGATATCGGCTCGTAAATGCCCGCGTCGCTGGCCTTCCGTCGTCCTGGCTATAGTTTCAGGCGCCGCTCAGTAGTCCATTCCGCCCATTCCGCCCATACCTCCTGCGCCACCCATAGCGGGCGCATCCTTCCGCGGAATGTCCGCGATCATTGCTTCAGCGGTGATCAGGAGCGCGGCAATCGAGCCGGCATCCTGCAGGGCCGTCCGAACGACCTTGGCGGGGTCGACGATACCGGCCTTGATCATGTCGACGTAGAGTTCGGTCTGAGCATCGAAACCTTGATTGTGATCCTTGCTGTCCATGAGTTTCCCAACGACGATCGAGCCTTCGACGCCGGAATTCTCGGCGATCTGGCGGATCGGCGCCTCGAGCGCCCTCAGCACGATCGAAATGCCGGCCGTCACATCGGCATTGGCTCCCGTCAGCCCGTTAAGCGCCGACCTGGCGCGCAGCAGCGCCACACCGCCTCCGGGCACGATGCCTTCTTCCACCGCCGCACGCGTGGCGTTCAGCGCGTCGTCGATGCGGTCCTTTTTTTCCTTGACTTCCGTCTCGGTCGCGCCGCCGACGCGAATGACGGCAACGCCGCCGGCCAGCTTCGCCAGCCGCTCCTGGAGTTTCTCCTTGTCGTAATCCGAGGTCGTTTCCTCGATCTGCAACTTGATCTGCTGGATGCGCGCTGAAATGCCGGTCTTTTCACCAGCGCCGTCGATGATCGTGGTCGTATCCTTCTCGATGAGCACGCGCTTGGCGCGGCCGAGCATGTCGATGGTGACGTTCTCCAGCTTGATGCCGAGATCCTCGGAAATCATCTGGCCGGCGGTGAGCACCGCAATGTCTTCCAGCATGGCCTTGCGACGGTCGCCGAAGCCCGGCGCCTTGACGGCCGCGACCTTCAGGCCGCCGCGCAGCTTGTTGACCACAAGGGTCGCCAGCGCTTCGCCTTCGACGTCCTCGGAGATGATCAGCAACGGCCTGCCGCTCTGCACCACCGCTTCGAGGATCGGCAGCATCGCCTGCAGATTGCCGAGCTTCTTCTCGTGGATGAGCACGTAGGGCTCTTCCAGCTCGACGCGCATCTTGTCGGCATTGGTGACGAAATAGGGAGAAAGATAGCCGCGGTCGAATTGCATGCCTTCGACGACATCGAGTTCGGTCTCGGCGGTCTTGGCCTCCTCGACGGTGATCACGCCGTCATTGCCGACCTTGTTCATCGCCTTGGCGATCATTGCGCCGACGGACGCGTCGCCATTGGCGGCGATCGTGCCAACCTGGGCGATCTCGTCCGAAGATTTGACTTTCCTGGCCCGGGCTTGAACGTCCTTCACCACGGCAGCCACAGCAAGGTCGATGCCGCGCTTGAGGTCCATCGGGTTCATGCCCGCGGCAACGAATTTGGCGCCCTCGCGCAGGATCGAGGCGGCCAGCACGGTTGCCGTGGTGGTGCCGTCACCGGCGAGGTCGTTGGTCTTCGAGGCCACTTCGCGCACCATTTGCGCGCCCATGTTCTCGAACTTGTCGGAAAGCTCGATTTCCTTTGCGACGGCGACCCCGTCCTTGGTGATGCGCGGCGCGCCATAGGCCTTGTCGATAACGACATTGCGGCCTTTGGGGCCGAGCGTCACCTTCACGGCACTGTTGAGGATCTCGACACCGCGCAGCATCCGGTCGCGGGCATCGCTAGCGAATTTGATTTCCTTGGCAGACATGATTTTACGTCCAGTTCAGTCTAGAAATTAGGAGAGCGCAAATCGCCCGGTCAGGCGGCTTTCTTGGCCGCTTTGGTCTTCTCGACGATGCCCATAATGTCGCTCTCCTTCATGATCAGGAGATCCTCGCCGTCGATCTTGACCTCCGTGCCGGACCATTTGCCGAACAGGATGAGATCGCCGGCCTTGACGTCGAGCGGGATCAGCTTGCCGCTCTCATCACGCGAGCCCGGGCCGACGGCGATCACTTCGCCTTCCTGAGGCTTTTCCTTGGCGGTGTCGGGAATGATGATTCCGCCCTTGGATTTGTTGTCGCCTTCAGCGCGCCGAATGACGACGCGGTCGTGGAGTGGTCGGAATTTCATTGGGGGTTCTTTCTGCCGCCGCACATAGAGCGACTGCAACACTTAAGATAGCCCCTTTGGCACTCGAATGATAGGAGTGCCAAATTTTCCAGGCTTGCCTGGCGACGCGTTCATTCACCTGCCGGCAATCGCCCTGCAGAGTTCGGCGCAACAGATGGTGCAGCTCAGCCCAGCCGACCTCGACGCCGCTCTCGAAAAGGACCTTGGATATTCATGACCGTACCATCCCTCATGCAACGCAGCCTTCCCGCGTGGGGAGAGCTTGCCTGCGCTGCGGCTTTCCATGCGAGCCGCTTCAAAAATGATGCTGCGGAACGGCGCTGGCTTTATCCGAGGAACGCGGCGCGCAACCGAGCGAACACGCCGGGCTGTTTCCCGGCACGCACCGCACGGATGTGACGGGCGGCCGTAGCGGCGGTCACCGTCGCGCCAAAATGACAATAGCAGATGATCTCATGCAATTGCCTGTCGGTCAGTTCGAAGAAGCGCTTTGCTTCGCCGTAGTTGTCGTTTTCCAACCCGGCGGCGCGGAGGACAGGATCCTCGAAAGCGACTGAGATCGGCGAGCCGTCGCCGCGCATGGCCACGCGTGCTCTAACCGGCTGATACTCGGTCTGAGGCAGTGTCGAGAGACGCCGGTCAGGGTTCCGTTCGAGGAGCTCTGCCCAGCGTTCAAGACGTTCGCTGCGCGACATGGCTTGGCGCGGGTAGCCCTGATCGATTTCGGCGACGATCTGCAGTTGCTCGATCGTCTGGTGCTTCATGTTGGCCTCCTATTCGAACAATAGTTGGTCCACGTATTTCCTACTTATACCCTGAGGCCAGCGTGACTCCAGCGGATCGTGAAGTCCAATCA
This region includes:
- a CDS encoding antibiotic biosynthesis monooxygenase family protein, which codes for MPHIRTDNQPVTQITIVNSEPDKQAEALSVMTERARFMARQPGFISISLHRSFDERRIVSYVQWQNRDLLRSAHQSPEFRKEWGHFDQLPDEIDSNLYEVAQVIDSGQ
- the groL gene encoding chaperonin GroEL (60 kDa chaperone family; promotes refolding of misfolded polypeptides especially under stressful conditions; forms two stacked rings of heptamers to form a barrel-shaped 14mer; ends can be capped by GroES; misfolded proteins enter the barrel where they are refolded when GroES binds), with the translated sequence MSAKEIKFASDARDRMLRGVEILNSAVKVTLGPKGRNVVIDKAYGAPRITKDGVAVAKEIELSDKFENMGAQMVREVASKTNDLAGDGTTTATVLAASILREGAKFVAAGMNPMDLKRGIDLAVAAVVKDVQARARKVKSSDEIAQVGTIAANGDASVGAMIAKAMNKVGNDGVITVEEAKTAETELDVVEGMQFDRGYLSPYFVTNADKMRVELEEPYVLIHEKKLGNLQAMLPILEAVVQSGRPLLIISEDVEGEALATLVVNKLRGGLKVAAVKAPGFGDRRKAMLEDIAVLTAGQMISEDLGIKLENVTIDMLGRAKRVLIEKDTTTIIDGAGEKTGISARIQQIKLQIEETTSDYDKEKLQERLAKLAGGVAVIRVGGATETEVKEKKDRIDDALNATRAAVEEGIVPGGGVALLRARSALNGLTGANADVTAGISIVLRALEAPIRQIAENSGVEGSIVVGKLMDSKDHNQGFDAQTELYVDMIKAGIVDPAKVVRTALQDAGSIAALLITAEAMIADIPRKDAPAMGGAGGMGGMGGMDY
- a CDS encoding NAD-dependent formate dehydrogenase produces the protein MAKVVCVLYDDPVDGYPTKYARDGLPKLDRYPGGQTLPTPKTINFEPGVLLGSVSGELGLRKFLEGAGHSLVVTSDKDGPDSIFERELVDAEIVISQPFWPAYLTEERIAKASRLKLAITAGIGSDHVDLQAAMDRGITVAEVTYCNSISVSEHVVMMILGLVRNYIPSYQWVVKGGWNIADCVARSYDIEGMQIGTVGAGRIGSAVLRRLKPFDVKLHYTDRHRLAEAVEKELGATFHQDPASMVGVCDVVTINAPLHPETENLFDETMIARMKRGAYLVNTARGKICNRDAIARALESGQLAGYAGDVWFPQPAPKDHPWRSMPHHGMTPHISGSSLSAQARYAAGTREILECWFEGRPIREEYLIVDGGKLAGAGAHSYSVGDATRGSEEAARFKARSDPS
- a CDS encoding complex I NDUFA9 subunit family protein; protein product: MAAMNHRVVTVFGGTGFLGRRVVRHLRDGEFFVRIASRHPERAKKLFGSDDPQLQSVEANIHDERAIADALAGAYGVVNAVSLYVEQGQETFHSVHVESARRVAAQAHRAGVERLAHISGIGSDVASPSLYIRKRGEGELVVRAAFADATIIRPAVMFGPDDAFFTIILKLLRRLPIYPMFGRGLTRLQPAYVGDVAEATARVLQGTETHAITYECGGPRVYSYKEFLRAVAHEAGLKPKLIPIPFAAWHALAWFAEMLPSPPVTRNQVELMQVDNVSSPEMPGFGELGISPYSLEEMLQEILWDH
- the groES gene encoding co-chaperone GroES, with protein sequence MKFRPLHDRVVIRRAEGDNKSKGGIIIPDTAKEKPQEGEVIAVGPGSRDESGKLIPLDVKAGDLILFGKWSGTEVKIDGEDLLIMKESDIMGIVEKTKAAKKAA
- a CDS encoding 4a-hydroxytetrahydrobiopterin dehydratase, encoding MTDPLAEKTCTPCRGGVPPLTRDEAQRFQAQAPDWELGDDAHRIQRSFRCRNFRDALALVQEIGELAETEGHHPDISFGWGYVTVSLSTKKIKGLHENDFIMASKIDRVLDRSGRPLDRQQ